In one Alnus glutinosa chromosome 12, dhAlnGlut1.1, whole genome shotgun sequence genomic region, the following are encoded:
- the LOC133851994 gene encoding disease resistance protein RPP13-like — translation MADYVVNFLVEYLSQLLEKEANFFGEVEDQVKSLHRELRLINIFLENSRGKRNEHAIVKEVVRQIREVAYESEDVIDMFIIKVAEHRRRSSIGRIVHFPKHAKMLRDVGKKIAGIKNAINEIYNNRERYDIERATETVDAVLAVEALHRRRREVEEDDVVGFVDGSSTLVKQLIEGDRDCHVISIIGMGGLGKTTLARKIYNNARVKRHFECRAWVYVSQDFRTGELLLNILKDIEISDWRTLEETSVKELKEKLFKCLLRKRYLIVMDDIWKTEVWDELRSAFPDDLNGSRILITSRIREVASHASLTPPYFLPFLNKDESWELLSKKVFRGGACPPELETMGRKIAEDCRGLPLSIVVLGGLLANKKKTPGKWSTLIGNVNWHLTETNTICKDILALSYTNLPRRLQPCFLYFGVYPEDFEIPGRQLIHLWTAEGFIQHAGNRSIEDVAEDYLEELIDRSLIQVTRRRTDGGVRKCRIHDLLRDLCISESKEDNFLELLNHDSRSFPNKSRRVSVHGIFPLNIFSNFSDPPCARSLLFFGDYENRDWNLCVKKLKLIRVLDFGCITLHSIPESIETMMHLRYLSISFSSFVMDIPDSIRNLSNLETLFIMGYPGRSYSVTGIFKLQCLRNLHMKGVKSFSCRLDEVLWNLQVLSVEMSYFELDKFPCLKELRISNNFESDSKALDFWKGLHHLRCLQILRIVDFPMLPMDSSSFPLTITKLTIFTVGFGFGGGMTMLGNLPNLQILKIKHCDDINYMHVSRDSFLRLEVLQLQDLVGVTKWKQDGTAMPCLRYLVIRRCHRLRMLPSELWSLTALQKVEVELLSNSTLRRMLQELEMNVSCKIVIKTFGILYRKNKYIGQQPHDV, via the exons ATGGCTGACTATGTTGTTAATTTCCTCGTAGAGTATTTGTCCCAGCTACTCGAAAAGGAAGCAAATTTCTTTGGTGAAGTGGAGGATCAAGTCAAATCACTCCATAGGGAGCTTAGACTGATAAATATCTTCCTAGAGAACTCCAGGGGGAAACGGAATGAGCATGCAATAGTGAAGGAGGTTGTCCGACAGATCAGGGAGGTGGCTTACGAGTCTGAGGATGTTATCGATATGTTCATCATCAAGGTTGCAGAGCACAGGAGGAGGAGCTCGATTGGGAGGATAGTTCATTTCCCCAAGCACGCAAAGATGCTTCGGGATGTTGGAAAGAAGATTGCAGGCATCAAGAATGCAATCAATGAAATCTACAATAACAGAGAAAGGTATGACATTGAAAGAGCTACGGAGACTGTAGATGCGGTACTGGCGGTGGAGGCACTACACAGGCGTAGGAGAGAAGTGGAGGAAGATGACGTGGTTGGTTTCGTTGATGGTTCATCAACACTGGTGAAGCAACTTATTGAAGGGGATCGGGACTGTCATGTCATTTCGATCATTGGCATGGGTGGGTTGGGGAAGACAACTCTTGCAAGGAAAATCTACAACAATGCTCGCGTCAAGCGCCACTTCGAGTGCCGTGCATGGGTGTATGTATCGCAAGATTTCAGAACTGGAGAGCTCTTGCTTAACATTTTGAAAGATATTGAAATATCAGATTGGAGGACACTAGAAGAAACGAGTGtaaaagaattaaaagagaAGTTGTTCAAATGCTTGCTAAGAAAGAGGTACCTAATAGTCATGGACGACATATGGAAAACTGAAGTATGGGATGAGCTAAGATCTGCTTTTCCCGATGACTTGAATGGAAGCAGAATATTGATCACTAGCCGCATAAGAGAAGTAGCTTCACATGCAAGCCTTACTCCTCCCTACTTTCTCCCATTTCTTAACAAAGACGAAAGTTGGGAGCTTTTAAGTAAGAAAGTGTTTCGAGGAGGAGCATGTCCTCCCGAGTTGGAAACTATGGGGAGAAAAATTGCAGAAGATTGTCGTGGCTTACCACTTTCCATTGTGGTATTAGGGGGCCTTTTAGCAAACAAAAAGAAGACACCCGGAAAATGGTCCACATTGATTGGCAATGTAAACTGGCACCTTACTGAGACTAATACAATATGCAAAGACATATTGGCCTTAAGCTACACCAACCTACCTCGACGCTTGCAACcatgttttttgtattttggtgtaTACCCAGAAGACTTTGAGATCCCTGGAAGGCAACTAATCCACCTGTGGACAGCCGAGGGATTCATCCAGCACGCTGGGAACAGAAGCATAGAGGATGTTGCCGAAGACTACTTGGAGGAGCTCATCGATCGAAGCTTGATACAAGTGACTAGAAGGAGGACAGATGGAGGCGTAAGGAAATGCCGTATTCATGATCTTCTGCGAGACCTCTGCATATCTGAGAGCAAGGAAGACAACTTTCTTGAGCTACTCAATCATGACAGCCGTTCATTCCCGAACAAATCTCGTAGAGTTTCCGTCCATGGTATCTTTCCtctaaacattttttcaaacttcTCTGATCCTCCATGTGCCCGTTCTTTGTTGTTCTTTGGCGATTACGAAAATAGAGACTGGAACTTGTGCGTCAAAAAGTTGAAGTTAATTCGGGTGCTTGATTTTGGGTGTATAACACTACACTCCATTCCCGAAAGCATAGAAACAATGATGCACTTGAGGTACTTGAGTataagtttttcttcttttgtaatGGATATTCCTGATTCCATTCGTAACCTTTCGAATCTGGAAACACTTTTCATAATGGGTTATCCTGGACGGAGTTATTCGGTAACTGGGATATTTAAGCTACAATGTTTAAGGAATCTCCATATGAAAGGGGTCAAGTCATTTTCTTGCCGTTTGGATGAAGTTTTATGGAACCTTCAAGTCCTTTCCGTCGAAATGAGTTACTTCGAACTGGACAAGTTTCCTTGTTTAAAGGAACTAAGAATAAGTAATAATTTTGAGAGTGACAGCAAAGCACTAGATTTTTGGAAAGGCCTCCACCATTTACGTTGTCTTCAAATATTGAGAATCGTGGATTTCCCAATGCTTCCTATGGATTCAAGTTCATTTCCATTGACAATCACCAAACTAACCATATTCACTGTTGGGTTTGGATTTGGTGGCGGCATGACAATGCTGGGAAACCTTCCCAATCTTCAGATACTGAAAATAAAACATTGCGACGATATTAATTATATGCACGTCTCTAGAGATTCATTTCTTCGACTCGAAGTCCTTCAATTACAAGATTTGGTAGGAGTTACGAAATGGAAACAGGATGGAACTGCAATGCCATGCCTTAGATATTTGGTTATCAGAAGATGCCATCGTTTACGCATGCTCCCTTCGGAACTATGGAGTTTGACTGCCTTGCAAAAGGTGGAGGTGGAGTTACTTTCCAACTCAACATTGCGACGCATGCTTCAGGAATTGGAGATGAATGTTAGCTGTAAGATAGTGATCAAGACCTTTGGTATACTTTATAGAAAGAACAAGTATATTG GACAGCAGCCCCACGATGTTTAG